A segment of the Canis lupus dingo isolate Sandy chromosome 15, ASM325472v2, whole genome shotgun sequence genome:
CAAACGCAGACGTGGATAATCCATTTGCACGGTATACGTGTTGTAAACACCCGCAGGTATGGAGAGAGGGACGGACACATGCAGCAGCCGCAGGAGGGTCCCAGACCTCCTCCATCCATCTGTCTCCTTCCGTGGTCCCATCACTGCTCCAGACGAGAGGGCCCCTGTCTGTCCCTAATGCTACCAGCGAATGGAAAGCCCAGGCTTaggccccctcctctccctcagcATCTCCCGCTCAGCACCACTGCAGTACTGTGGCCTGGACAGAGGCTTCCCGGGGAGCCCATGGGTGACTCAGCCCCAGGCCAGGGGCGCAGGGGACGCGCCTGCCCCCAGGGGGCTGATGCATCCTAGGGGCCGTGGGTGCCTTCAGCCCCTCAGCTCAGCCCCGCGCGGCTGCGTGGGGGGCCCCTCTGAGTTTCAaaccctgcaccccccccccaccgccccgtgTGCTGGGGCTCTCGGCAGACAGGCCTGATTGATGACTCAGGGGGGCTGTGGCTGCCGCAGGCCTATTTTATGATGTCATTAGGCAGCTCCGGCCGCAGGCAGGAATCCCTCCTGACATCATAAAGGACTTGATATTTCGCTAATGTTATCTTGGCGGCGTGTCGCCCTGACATTTTCTCTTTGCAGCGCTGCCCCCCAGGACCGGGAGTTGTCTAACTacagcctggaaaaaaaaatgcaaaacagacAAATGCACCCTCGGGGGACAGCGGGAGAAAGCTAATAGACCGGTCCCCggctcccctccagccccccccccccgccccgcggagTGGTTCAGGTGGGAAGCATGATGTGGTTGTCAAGAGGGACCCAAGGCTGCCTCCCTGCTGCACCCCTCCTGCCCCGGCCTGGCCTGCTCAGCAGCAGGAGGCAGTCCGGCACCGAGGTTCCACAACCCACTCTGCTACCCGGAGGCTATGTGACTCGGGCCAAGGCCCACCCTCAGTTACTCCTTCCACACCACAGCGGGTTGGCCCAGGCAACTTCACACTGTCTGAGGCTCTGGGGAGGGCAAAAGTGTCACACAGGCAAGAAGGAGGGACCACACCCTAGGCTCTGACCTGAAACTCTAGGCAGCTGCAGGGAGGCTGTGGGGTATGGTTTCGGAGCCCCCCACTCCCACGAACGGCCCCGGGGTGCAGACTCAGAATAGCAAGAGGTTTCCTTAGCCCGAATCCCAGCGTCTTCAAAAGACCAGGGCCAGCTGCTGACCCTAAGGAGAGGCTGGGGCGGCCCGGGTACAGATTGCTTGCCTGGGCCCGGTGAGCAGAAGCCAGCAGGCCATGCTCATCCTGTCACCCCAGGGTGGCACGCGTGGTCAGGGCTCCGCAAAGGAGAAAGACCCACCAGCCCCCGGCACCCCTCCTAGGTCCACCTGCAAAAGGACCTCGGGCTAGATCAACCAAAAAATCCTCTCCCACCCGAGCAGCACCCACCCACCACACCCTGACCCCAGAGTCCCTGGCAGACAGGCCTCCAGCCGACCgccccagaggcccagaggcggGGAACTCATTCCTTCCCCCAGGCAGCCCCACGTCTCCTTCCCTgtggcctccctcccccaccccccaagggtCCAGACTCTGCCTTGTGGGCCTGGGGGGAAAGAGCTGCTCCCTCCGCCCCAGGACAGTGGGACAGCCCTGCTGAGTGCGATATGCACACACCCTcccagggtgcagagggagaagccagggttCGTGCTCTTCTCGAAGAACTGGAGAATCTCCAAAGAGACTGGCCATTTAACCTGGGGTCCGTGGTTAGAACTGCAGTTCAGGAGAATGAGTTTCCTCTGTAATCCTGTGTATCTCGTGCGTTTAAAACGCTGttcgaaaaaataaaaaaataaaataaaataaaataaaataaaataaataaataaaataaaataaaataaaataaaataaaataaaacaaaataaaataataaaataaaataaaataaaataaaataataaaataaaatactgtttgaGAAGGTTCCACAGGCTTCACCAGCTAAAGAAGTCCATGGCatttgggggaggaaaaaaaaaagttaaaaaagtctGTTGCAGACTCCAGACAATTAGCCGTGAACGTGCTGTTTGGAGCGATCTGCTGGCCTGGGTGTGTCTCCCACCCCTggaggagcccccacccccatcgcCGGCCCTCTTTGAAGAAAGTGCTCTAAAGATGAGCTAGACCAAGACCCACACCCAGGTCTGACCTCCACCGTTGTGTTTTCTGTGCCCTGAGGTGACTACACAGCCAGACTCGTGACTCCGGGACTCCGGGACAAGCCGACCTTGATGGCATTGCCGAGGGCTGAACATAGCCTGGACTCAACCCCGGCTTCAGAAAGTTCCCAGCAGGGGAGCAGGCTCGCTCCAGCCACACCCCGGCACCGGCCTTCCTGAGCACCCCAAGAGCTTCCTGCCCACTGCCCCCTGAGCCTGACGGCCCACCCCGCGCCCTTCTAGTagccaacccccccaccccagccttccAGTGCCCGGCTGGCCCCCCGCTTCAGGCTCGGCCGCAGCTGAGCATGAGCCTCCCAGAGGCGCTACCGTGGGCCTGGATGCACTCGGAGCAGTGGCGCAGGGAGACAAGACAGCGACTGGCCGGGAGCCCTGCCCCCTGGCTGGCCCAGGGGGACGCAGCCTTGGCCCTCAGGCTGCATCAGGAACCAGTGGGCGCTTCCCCCCAAAGCAGGAGGACCACGGGGTAGGGGGTGGCTGAGGAGCCCCCACTGCCTTGCTAAGGAGTCATTCTGAAGCCACGGCCCCTCCGGAGCCGCAGGACAATGATGACTCCTGGTTGCCCGCGCTGGTGGACAGCCACTCGGCACTGCCCAACGATGagcagttcattcattcattcagcaaaaacGTGTTGAGTGCCCGTTATTTGCCAGGTgatggaaacaaaggcaaaaatccCCGCTCTCAAAGAGCTGACATTctcagggcgcctgagtggctggTCACTTGGGccaccagctcttgatttcggctcaggacatgatctcagggtcctgggatcaagccctgcatcgggctccatgctcagcagggagtctgcttggggattctttctctctctctctctccctctgcccttccccccaacacacactcatGAGTGTGCGCACACTCGAttgcttgctctcaaataaataaatctttaaaaaaaaaaaaagagcttacaTTCTCTTGGGAAGGCACGCAACAGAGGAAACGAATAGGTAAAAAGTCTAGTATGGTGTTCCTGGGTGTCCTAAGAGCCGTagataaaactaaagaaagagaagggcGTTGCTCGCagaggaggtaacatttgagtACAGACCTGAAGGGGATGGCGAAGGGAGCCGTGAGGAGGTCTGGGGTGAGAGCATTGCAGCAAAGACATAGCACacgcaaaggtcctgaggcaggaacgCGGCTGGCAGATTTGGGGAGCAAAGAGGGTGGTGTGGTTGGAGgaaagtgaaagggaagaaacagaCCCTCACAGGTGCGGAGATGGAGCACTGGGGCCCTGAGGCTGCGGTGATGACCTCGGCTCTCCTCCCCAGGAGATGGGAAGCAGCAAAGGTCCTGAGCATGCGAGCGACAGGCTAGGACTTGAGTGTCTGTTAACAGGATCAGTGTGGCTGCCACGCGGGGACCAGGCCACCGGGGAGCGGGGAGGACGCCGGTGCGCCGCCCTGTGCTGTGACAGTGGGTGCTAAGTGCGTTCTGCGCGGGGAAAACTGCCCACCTGGCGCCGCTTCCGGCCCTGGCACGCTTTCCGCACAGCGCACCTGGGAAGCAGGTCCTTCGTCCCCCtgggagaaaaggacagaaaaggaaGCTCTCGTCCCGAAAGGCCACGCAGCCGGGGAGGGCGTCAAGGCGGCCTTATCCCACCGACGCCCGGGCTCCTCCCTGTCTGCTTGCAGCCAGGAGGACGCAGCCCTCAAACGCCAGCTCACCCTGCTTTCGCTGTGCGGTCAAGCTCACGTGATACCTGTTGGTCTTACGTGCTTTTATTTTCACTCACACCGTTTGCaacttttaatcaatttttttattttatttgacattcCATTCAAAACcatcagggaagggaagagatggcaaggggagggggaggcataTGGTGATGGCAAGAGAAGAGCGGAGGCCCTGGAATGATCCACCCACCACAGTCCTGGTCCAGGGCCCAGGAGCCCGGGGCAGACAgggaagccccccaccccacccccgaccccgAACCCCGTCCCTGCACAGCCGCCGGCCCGTGCAGGGATCCACATCCCAGTGAAGTGGCCCGGGACTGAGCCAGGGACCTGGGCAGGGCGGTCTCGCCAGGGCAAGAGCGGAGTAGCCCCCAGTCAAATCCCAGGAACGTTCCAGAGATGGCAGAGGGACCGTCGAGACACAGACCGCTGAGCAGGGGCACACGTGCCCTGAAGTCCAAGCCGACAGCTGTCCCAGCAGGTGGAAAGGCTACCCGCCAGCAGGTaggagggctgggaggggcgccacgaggggaaggaggaggcgaCCCGGGTTCTCGCTGCCGCTGGGGTGAGGACTCACGTGCAGCGGGCGAGGCAACAGCTCGCGTTAAGAAAGCCGGGAgcctctggggctctggggccgAGTCCACGTGGGAGAGGAACGTAGGGAGCCCCCCTCCAGAGGCTGAAGCGGGCTTCCGAGGCTCATCTGTCACCGCCACCGCAGCCTGGGCCGGCTCTGCAAGAGGGAGTtgcaagaagggaaggaaggaggaaaggaaagaaggatggaGACAGAAAAAGGGAGCTATGGCAGCCACATCTGAGAGTCCATCATGCTCACCTTGATGCAGCCACGCCTGCAGGCGGAGGTAGATCCCAACACCCTCGCAGGTAGAGGTGCACCCCCAGAAATGCACCAGGCGATGGGCACAGCCCCAGAAGCACTCGCTAATGCACGTACGGGGCAGACTTAACAGATACGACATCCAGGGACACCCAGACAGAGGCCCTGGAGAGGACAGACGTGCTGACAGTGATGCGCGCCTCAGTGCCAACAGAAGGGCGTGGAGCCACGTCCATGGATACCGACAGAGGTGGGCAGGCATGCACCCGTGTGGACGCACCAGGAGGCACACGCCGGGACAGAGATTGAAAGGACACCTGTGCATACAGGCAGAAATGCCTAGACACacgcggggcacctgggtggctcggtaggtgagcatctggctttggctcaggacatgatctcggggtcccaggatcgagtcccacaaaagcctgcttctccctctgcctgtgtctctgcctctctgtgtgtctctcatgaataaataaaatcttaaaaaaaaaaaaaagaaatgcctagACACACGTACCTGGATACTGACAGATGTGTGCACCCGAGTTCACCCCCACGCAGATGTGCAGGCACACACCCAGCTATGCACACACGGACAGGTGTGCACGACTACACAGACATGCCTGTTCTTATACCGATATTGATGCACAGCCGCACATTTACCAGAACACACGTTCCCAGAGGAGGCGAATGCACACGCACAAGGGCACACTCGAGGACGTGCTCGGGCACGGCCAATGGCCAGGCACACGTACACAGCTGGGCGCTGTTCCGAGCTCAGGCCTGGGGCTCTCAGCACCCTCAGGCCGGCCAGCTTCAAGCCAGGTGCTCTCCTGACACACCCCTGCCAGCCGCCCAGCCCTGCTTGGCTCCCTGGCACTCGggccctccctcccaccacctcTAGTCTGCCCTTTGGCCCCGGGCCAGGCCCCGGGCTCCAGGATGGCAATTGCCCCAATTCTCCCAGGTGCCGACTCAGCCAAATTTCACACCCAGCCGTGGAGCCAGGCCAGCGGGGCTTGTTGCAGCGTGCTTGGGGCATCGACGCGGGGGTGGCGGGAGGGAGCCAAGATGctgcaggggcagagagaagagcaacCCGGCCGCCGTGCAGGCCTGCCTGGCGAGGCCGATGCCTCTACTACAAGTCAtccacccctgctccccacccccgaAACGGGGCAACGTACCTGTCCCACCAACTGTGTCACCTAAGTGTACCTATCACCCCCCGGACAAAGGGCAGGTTTCGCCTCACCTTCTCTCGCCTCTTCCCTATGATGACCCGGGTCAGATGGCACCTGTGTCATCCCGACCGGGTGGCAAGTTCAAAAGGGGAAGTCGATTCCTCCAGGGAGCAGCCAGGACGAGAACCCAGGGGCCCGGTCGGTAAGGCTGCACCTGGGGAGCGGCCAGGCTCCCATGGCTTGCCCACAGCAGACATCAGTAATCGATCACAGTCTCTTCTGGGGAATCCAGACTTGGCTTGGAAATCCCTCTCGATGCGCCGCTGCAGGCCGACGTTCAAAACTGGCCAGAGCTGGCAGCCGGGAGGAGACTCGCTGCCATGCCGTCACCACCTCTGATTCATCTAATTCGGGGGGCGGACGGGGCGACTGGATGCTTCGGGAGAACACAGGCGATGTGCCTATCAGAGGAATTTCCCTACTGTTTCCAAAGGCTCCTGACTTCTCAgccaccctctccctgcccccggGGTCTTACTACACTGGGCCGGAGGTTTAGGGACAGGTCACTGCCGTTGCTCTATTTCACAGAGGGGGGACGCTGAAGTTCCGGCAAGGGCATCCAGGGTCACACAGCGAAGAGCTGCCGTGGGCCTGGGGTTCGAGCATCGACTCCCATCTCGGCGCTCTTTGACCATCCTGGTCAGACAGGCCAGGCCAGAGTGTGCGGgcctggggggggcgggcagggatgGAGGGCGGCAAGAGGGGCCAGTCTCCTCCCAGCAGAAAGGAATCGACCCTACAACTAATTGGTTCAGAGTGCTTCTTTTGACCCTAATTAGCTATTTGTCATGTCTCCATTTGCATACCAGAAAAGATGCAAATTTGCATATTTGTAAATGAGGCTGAGCCTGGATGTGGGTTCTGGAAGCGCTTGGCGGTTGCtggcaggcagggaggcagctggCTCTTGCCACTGAAGCATGGGCCGTGGAACGAGGAGATTTGGAAGACAGCTCCTTGGCTTGGGGCTGCAAGGTGCTCTCAGAGGAGGTCAGACAGGATGGCCCGCCTCGCTCCCGCCCTGGGGCTACGCGGTGGGCAGAGGGAATGGGTGAGCCTAACGCTGCTATTTTGATTAGATGAAACAAGGAGGGGGGAATATAAAGTAATTTCAGGACGCTCTGTGCTGGGAAGCCTTCTGTTCCCGTCCTTGGATAGAATCTGTAACACTTGCAAGGGGCGGGGGGACGTCTCCCTCCACCTCGCTAGAGAGGATGAGGTTCGGGAGGGAACGGAGGTCAGGGGGAATGACACTCtctctccaacacacacacacacacacacacacacacacacgtgcatgcacacgcacgcTCTCCCAGATGCTCACATGCACACGTACACTTGTACACACATCGACAATTCACttgcacgtacacacacacacacaccacgcaCGCAAGTCTCTGCCCCCCAGGAGCACCCCTACAGACAACGCCCCAGACCCACAGAGATACACGCACAACTCTAACGGGAGAGGCACATTCGCACATGCAGACATTCCCAGACTTCCCGCCACATACACATTCACGCCCttacacatacagacacacactcaAACACTTGAACATAGATGTAGGCATACAGACTCACTTAAGCtgtgtgtaaatatttacatacacacacacacacacacacacacacgacataCACGAGAACATCCTCGCTAAGGACCAAATTCCCTGGCAAATTCTGGAAATCCTGAGCCCTTTGCCAGAGTTTCTGGTGCCTCCGTGGGAGGAGACAAAAGGAGCTAGGTAGCCATCCTTCCTAGAAAGGGAGCAGGTGTGTCCGCAGGGAACTGGACCCCAAGCAGGGACTGGTTCTCCGAAAAGCAAGGACTAGTAAATGCCCGGTGCCTTCTGGGTTTTTgtctggggctgggagggggtctGGGTGGAGCTGAGCAAGCAGGAGAGCATGGTAGGGGGGTCGGGGGACCCATGATACCTCGTTGGGGCCTGCCATGCATTGAGCGGGAAAGCAGCACGCTTCCTCCGACTTCCACGTCGACCTCAGCGGCCGGTGTGGACCGAGGTGCCACAAGCTGCTGCATCTTCAGGGATGTGGGCACCAAGATGCCAAGCTCAAAGGGAGCTTCCCAGGCCCATAAGGCTTCCCATGATCTGGGCCCCGGGGACCTAGAAGCCCGAGGTCAGGGACCCAGTGCTTCCACCACCTTTCTCCTCACCCCCCCACTAGCATCTCCTCCCCAGGGCTTGCACCCCAAAAGGCAAGCTAAATAGCTCcgtatttgtaaattaaatatagCTGTACTCCAGCTTTCCAAAGagctgggaaggagaggagaaagaaaaagagagagaggaagagaagaaaagctgCCGCCCTCAGGAAAGTCTGGCTGGTACAGATTGCCTGAGTCATGAATATTCATCTGGCGAATGAGGAGAGCGGGAGTCTGCATAACAGCTCCACCCACCCAACTGAAAGAAATGTCACCGCCTTTGCCAATAAAGTGCCAAAGGAAGCCGGTGGAGGCTGCCAGCCAgacggtgccaaactgctgactTCCACTCCCAGGCGTGGAGAAAGCACATTGTTTCCGGCCCGAGGAGCTGCCACTCGGGGCTGGGGGAACGGAGCTGGCTGCTCGGAGAGAAGAGAAGTCACACCCGCCACCCACGGGAAGCCTGGTGGGCAGCGCGCCGGGGCCCCAGCACCCCTCCGAAGAGGGGCtcaccccgacccccaccccgccctgctcCCACGCTTCACACTGCCTTGGAGGAGTCTCGAGAGGGGCTTTGCGACTCCTGGGCGGTGACCAGagaccagaggctgggggagggcatacgggggggggggtgatgcaGGGGCCAGAGGTCCACGGTCACCTTGGCCCCCGTTTAGCAGAAggagacacccccaccccacatgcaGGTGACTCCTCTCTCTGGGTCAATCCCACTGGCTCTCACTCCGGGAGGTCTGCTCTGACCTCTTTCTCTGCGACAGAGTCGGGCTCCCCGTGCCACCCACCCTCCCAGTCCTGACAGCCTGCCTTGATGCCAGCTTGTCCTGCCCATAGCTCTTTCCTCCGCACGGCTCTgagctctgggggcaggggccgcGGTTGGCTGATTGGCCAACGGACTCAGACAGGGCACCTTGAGCCGTTGGGCAAACAGAAGCATCTCCTTCCATCCACTCCCGTTGCCAGGCCTTCTCCACCACCTTGAACGTGCTTGTCAGGTCCCCAGGGGGTCAGGCGCCCTGTCCCAGCAGCTCAGTCTGGGCctcctgtccccaggccctgccccccacGAAGAGAGCAGAGGGGTTCAGAGCCCCCCGGCACCCCATCCTCATGGTGCACCCACGAGGGTgggtgcccacctgcccaccGGTCCCCCACAGCTGGCTCCCTCTGGTAATTACCTACGTGAATGGGATAAGCAGAGCCGGGGAGAAGACGTTCTCTTAGTACAGAAACCCAATTAGGGCTGTGGGCGTCTCCAGCTGCTGCTCTGGTTATGTAAAGTTTGGGATGTGTATTTGGGACTTAATGAGGATATTTATGTGTTCACATCTTACCTTCTCAGACTGCTCATTTCAAGCATCCCAAGTACTCTTGGGCCGAGGACGTAGCAATACAAGCTGGGGGACAGGCTCCGAGGGAGCAGCACCACCTCTGGGTAGCCACACAGCCCCTCTCTCAGGATTCATGGACCCCCCTCTCCGCCCCAGAAATCAAGGATGACACCCACCTGGAGCCTGGGTCCCTTCTTGCAGCATCTTCAGCAAGTCCACCCTCTGCTCGAGGCCTCCTCCGGGGACGGAAACTCCTTTATTGCCTCCTTCGTGGTTAGAATATCAGCAATCAGTGCACAGTTCTTCCTCGAACGGAGCCAGACTCTGCCTCTTGGCGACATCCCTGAATCGGCCCAGGCGTCGTCCCTGGGACCGCGTGGACACGTCGCCCTGTCTGTCCCAGGTCAGCCACCAGTCCTGCAGAAGGGAAATGGGTGCTGAATTTAAAATGTTGCTgtggtcaaataagtttgggaagATTCTATATCAGTTTCTTTGCTGCaggacttctctgagcctttccTGTGCTCACACTTAAACTGAGCTGAGAAGGTGCTTCATTTCAGGCATCTATTTGCTCACAGAAGCCTTTTCTGTAGAGCGACCTCAAGAAACCAGGGTCCTAAAGAGCACATTTTAGGAAACACTGCTTCCAGCATGTTAAAAGCAAATATCTAATTCCTTGGCCTGAGCTCCTTCAACATTTCTCCTCCATTGGTCCTGATGCCTGGGCCTGTCCCCTCTCTGGTCCTCTGCTGTAAGTGAAGCTCTGCCGTatgcctctgtttctccattGCTCCATACAAGGTCTGACCACCAATTGTCTGTCCAGAAGAGTCTTTACCTTCACTGTCCAAGACCCCATTTTCCCCAGTTTTGATGTGGTCAAAACACCATCAGGAGGATGGGCAGCTGAATCCCACTGAGCATCTCCTCTGAAAGTACCCCCAACAAGCCACGACTGAGCCTCAGCTCCTCATTCTGCTCTCAGACCCTGCTTTTGGAGCCCGCAGGTAGATGCCCAGAGGTGTTTTGGAGCCCACAGGTAGACGCCCAACCAGGTGTTCCAGACAATGGGTCCCTGCTATGCCTTCCCTGCACAACAAGATGGCAGGCCATGGCAAGCCCCCAAAGTATCAGAGCACCAACCAGGGATTCACACACAGTCGAGGCTGTTGCACAGCATCATGCAAAGCATACATTTGTTCTAGCATCCAGTCCCCGCAGAGTCACAGGGGGAGCACTCCAATCATCCTGAGCTCCAGATCTGGAAGTCTTTTGGGGCCAAGGCCATAGTCCATACCTGCATGAGGGAGCCCTGGCTCTACCTTTAATCACTCCCTCCATGCCTGCCTTCTCATCATCCTTCAAGTATGTGGTCAAGCCCAGGCATGGAAAAGAGGCTCATCTCCCTGGCCCAGTCCAGTAGATTCGAGGGGTTCCCTGGACTGGCTATTGAGAAAAAGGCATCGAAGCTTCCCTGGGTTCTATAGAATGGTTAGCGATGCCAACTAGTGTTGGAGAGTGGGCAGCGTGGCACCCAGGCCTGTTAATACCATCCCCCAACCAAGCTCAGTCCCTTTCCCTCCAAACTACTCCCCCAAGCTACAACACTCCTTTCTCCCAGAACAAACACCCCAACTCTCCCACACATGCCCATGCGTggccccattcccccacccaaaCTGCTCCCTCCAAGGTCACCAACAGACTCTCATTTGTCAAGTCCTGTACCCTCTCCCTGGTGTCAATGCCTTTGCAGCATTAGATATGGTTGACCTTTCTCTGGaaattcacccccaccccatggaaTTCCGAGACCATCTATGCCCCTGGTGGCTCTTCGCCTTCCTGACCATTCATGCAGTTCTTCTTCCATCTCATAAATGTGGCCACGTTCCAGGGCCCAATCTCCAgccttctcctgctcctcctgcccatGCATTCCCTCCCTGTGAGATCTCATCCACAGCTTGGTCTTTGGGAGAAGCCCCCTGTGCCCCTCACGTGCGCCCCTAGGATCAGCCTCCTAAGAGGCAGCACTGTGGCCTACAGGTGGCCGCCACAAGCCAAAGCTCTGAAAACCCAgcacctcctctctcctccagaaTCAGCTCTCATTCTGGGTTTTCCACAATGCATAAtcctcccaggctccaggatcaaATTCTTTCTTGGCTTGGCGTCTTGACTCTTGATCCGCATCCATTAAACCACCACGTGCCGAGTcctcttatttaatatttacctaatttccaaaataaaaatagctgtattatttttttctgactgaagCACCTCATATATCAtcagtagataaaaaaaaatcaaaccaatacttaaaagtatgaaaaagaaagtgaaaatcacTCAAAATCCTACCACCCAGATATAACCACTCCAGCATTTTGGTGAACAGCCTTCCAGACATATCtctatgcatatatacacacagagatctatgtatataatttatagacGAGGGATTGTACTATACATACTGTTCTCACTGacacctgcttttctctctcaacAATATGTCATAGACATCTTTCTATGTCAATAAATAGAGttctacaaaattattttaattacttcatagtattccattgtatgtatgtatcatattttatttagctgGGTCTCTATTGATCCTTTAGAATGTTGTCAAGATTTTACTCTCATAAACAATACTGTGGTAAATACCCATGTGCATatctctttgcttattttctgcAATTATCTCCTTAGGATGAAAATCCTATAGACGAAATTGCTGCAATAAAAGGATGCTATTTCCAATTGTGCTGCTCTGCCCTTTTGCAAACGTACAACAATGCACTTCCCATCCACAGTGCCCTAGCACATCTGTCCACACCCTCTCCAGCCCCGGGTTTCAATGTTTGCTGTTTGTTGTCTCAAATCAA
Coding sequences within it:
- the LOC112642359 gene encoding uncharacterized protein LOC112642359 isoform X2 is translated as MLQEGTQAPGPLSGCPWMSYLLSLPRTCISECFWGCAHRLVHFWGCTSTCEGVGIYLRLQAWLHQEPAQAAVAVTDEPRKPASASGGGLPTFLSHVDSAPEPQRLPAFLTRAVASPAARESSPQRQREPGSPPPSPRGAPPSPPTCWRVAFPPAGTAVGLDFRARVPLLSGLCLDGPSAISGTFLGFDWGLLRSCPGETALPRSLAQSRATSLGCGSLHGPAAVQGRGSGSGVGWGASLSAPGSWALDQDCGGWIIPGPPLFSCHHHMPPPPLAISSLP
- the LOC112642359 gene encoding uncharacterized protein LOC112642359 isoform X1; amino-acid sequence: MRDTQRGRDTGRGRSRLLWDSILGPRDHVLSQSQMLTYRATQVPRVCLGISACMHRCPFNLCPGVCLLVRPHGCMPAHLCRYPWTWLHALLLALRRASLSARLSSPGPLSGCPWMSYLLSLPRTCISECFWGCAHRLVHFWGCTSTCEGVGIYLRLQAWLHQEPAQAAVAVTDEPRKPASASGGGLPTFLSHVDSAPEPQRLPAFLTRAVASPAARESSPQRQREPGSPPPSPRGAPPSPPTCWRVAFPPAGTAVGLDFRARVPLLSGLCLDGPSAISGTFLGFDWGLLRSCPGETALPRSLAQSRATSLGCGSLHGPAAVQGRGSGSGVGWGASLSAPGSWALDQDCGGWIIPGPPLFSCHHHMPPPPLAISSLP